From a single Planococcus shenhongbingii genomic region:
- a CDS encoding peptide ABC transporter substrate-binding protein, protein MNRKKMYWLLCIVLGFSFFLAACSGNSDTTAPETPEGGTEGGATGELDAEQVLNLMATAEIPTMDSALAEDSVAFNILNNVNEGLYRLNQENIAEPAIAEGEPKISEDGLVYTFKLRDANWSDGTPVTAQDFVFAWQRAVDPATGSPYGPYMMAGMIKNAAAIAEGQMDKAELGVEATDDKTLVVTLERPVPYFLSLMSFGTFLPQKEAFITEKGGSYATNSDNILYNGPFMLTNWDGTGLTWSMEKNPEYWDAETVKLQTINVDVVKDPGTGLNLYNSGEKDRTSLSGEFAMQYADDPEVIRELDPSIFYMKFNQERNGQPTVLANENIRRAISMAFNKQDLVDVVLANGSLPANYLVPTEFTFDENKKDFREVNGDMNEYNVEEAKKLWAKGMEEEGLTEVSIEYMGDDTETAKKMNEYLKAQLEGNLEGLTIEIKTVPFNVRLELNEAQDYEIQNSGWGPDYQDPMTFIDLFVSSSPQNKMGYSNPEFDALVESAKGELAQDIPARWDAMAQAERILIEEDAAIAPIYQRGAMVLQKPYVNDIVTHPFGGDYGYKWAYISGKQ, encoded by the coding sequence GTGAATCGCAAGAAGATGTACTGGTTACTCTGTATAGTTTTAGGATTTAGTTTCTTTTTGGCTGCCTGCAGTGGAAATAGCGATACCACTGCACCAGAAACTCCAGAAGGTGGAACAGAAGGAGGAGCAACAGGCGAATTGGATGCTGAACAAGTGCTTAATCTGATGGCTACCGCTGAAATTCCGACGATGGATTCGGCACTTGCGGAAGATTCGGTAGCGTTTAATATTTTAAACAATGTCAACGAAGGTTTGTACCGCTTGAACCAGGAAAATATTGCAGAACCGGCAATCGCAGAAGGGGAACCTAAAATTAGCGAAGACGGGCTGGTCTATACCTTCAAATTACGGGATGCTAATTGGTCGGACGGCACACCGGTGACTGCGCAGGACTTTGTTTTTGCCTGGCAGCGAGCTGTGGACCCGGCTACTGGATCTCCTTACGGCCCTTATATGATGGCAGGCATGATCAAAAATGCGGCAGCGATTGCTGAAGGACAGATGGATAAGGCAGAGCTTGGCGTGGAAGCGACGGACGACAAAACACTGGTGGTGACATTGGAACGCCCGGTTCCCTATTTTCTGTCACTGATGTCATTCGGTACCTTCCTGCCGCAGAAAGAAGCTTTCATTACTGAAAAAGGCGGCTCCTATGCCACTAATTCAGACAATATCCTATACAACGGACCATTCATGCTGACCAACTGGGACGGAACAGGCCTGACATGGTCCATGGAAAAAAATCCGGAATACTGGGATGCGGAAACCGTTAAGCTCCAAACAATTAACGTGGATGTGGTAAAAGATCCTGGCACGGGGCTCAACCTTTACAACTCGGGGGAAAAAGATCGAACAAGCTTATCTGGAGAATTTGCTATGCAGTATGCGGATGATCCAGAAGTGATCAGAGAATTAGATCCGAGCATCTTTTACATGAAGTTTAATCAGGAGCGCAATGGTCAGCCGACTGTTCTTGCAAATGAAAATATCCGGAGAGCAATTTCTATGGCTTTCAATAAACAGGATTTAGTAGATGTTGTACTGGCAAACGGTTCACTGCCTGCCAACTACCTAGTGCCGACTGAATTTACATTTGATGAAAACAAGAAAGATTTCAGGGAAGTAAATGGAGATATGAATGAATACAATGTAGAAGAAGCAAAAAAATTATGGGCCAAAGGGATGGAAGAAGAGGGATTGACAGAAGTTTCAATTGAATACATGGGAGATGATACAGAAACTGCCAAGAAAATGAATGAATATCTAAAAGCCCAACTGGAAGGAAATCTTGAAGGGTTAACTATTGAAATTAAAACAGTTCCATTTAATGTCCGGCTGGAACTGAATGAAGCACAGGATTACGAAATCCAAAATTCTGGCTGGGGACCAGATTATCAAGACCCGATGACATTTATCGATTTGTTCGTAAGCAGTTCTCCTCAGAATAAAATGGGCTACTCCAATCCGGAATTCGACGCTTTGGTGGAATCTGCCAAAGGTGAACTGGCCCAAGACATTCCGGCACGCTGGGATGCAATGGCACAAGCAGAGCGGATATTAATCGAGGAAGATGCCGCAATTGCGCCTATTTATCAGCGGGGTGCGATGGTGCTGCAAAAACCATATGTCAATGATATTGTAACGCATCCGTTCGGTGGGGATTATGGTTATAAATGGGCTTATATT
- a CDS encoding peptide ABC transporter substrate-binding protein → MKRFWLAVLLVLTGIVLGSCNEEDGSDSTVPEGNTETEESAEGNAGEMDAEQVLNLSEGAEIPTMDSALAEDSVAFTILNNVNEGLYRLNQENMAEPAMAEGEPKISDDGLTYTFKLRNANWSDGTPVTAQDFVYAWQRAVDPATGSPYGPYMMAGTIKNAAAIAEGKMNKAELGVEAADDKTLVVTLERPVPYFLSLMSFGTFLPQKEAFITEKGGAYASNSENILYNGPFMLTNWDGTGLTWTMEKNPEYWDAETVKLQTINVDVIKETSTGVNLYTSGQLDRVPLTGEFAMQYAEDPEIIKELAPHIFYFKYNQERNGEKTPLANLNIRKAISMAFNKQDLVDVVMANGSLPANYLVPAEFTFDENKKDFREVNGEMNEFNIEEAKELWATGLEEEGISTIAFELLLDDADISKNTGAYIKAQLEKNLEGITVNVRSVPFSVRLELDASQSYDLQLSGWGPDYQDPMTFIDLFVTDSDQNKMAYSNPEFDALVESAKNELAQDPAARWEAMAQAERILIEEDAAIGPVFQEGIMSLQKPYVIDVVRHPFGGDFGFKWAYISGKE, encoded by the coding sequence ATGAAAAGATTCTGGCTAGCCGTTTTGCTTGTATTGACGGGAATTGTGCTGGGTTCTTGCAATGAAGAAGATGGAAGTGATTCAACAGTACCGGAAGGGAATACGGAGACAGAAGAAAGTGCTGAAGGGAATGCCGGGGAAATGGATGCTGAACAAGTATTGAATCTATCAGAAGGTGCCGAAATCCCGACAATGGATTCAGCACTTGCGGAAGATTCGGTAGCATTCACCATTTTAAATAATGTCAACGAAGGTTTGTACCGCTTGAACCAGGAAAACATGGCAGAACCGGCCATGGCTGAAGGGGAGCCGAAAATCAGCGATGATGGATTGACGTATACGTTCAAGTTGCGGAATGCCAATTGGTCGGACGGCACACCGGTGACTGCTCAGGATTTTGTTTATGCCTGGCAGCGTGCAGTCGATCCGGCAACTGGGTCGCCGTACGGCCCTTACATGATGGCGGGTACGATCAAAAATGCGGCAGCGATTGCTGAAGGCAAAATGAATAAGGCAGAGCTGGGCGTGGAAGCGGCGGACGACAAAACTTTAGTAGTGACATTGGAACGCCCGGTTCCCTATTTCCTGTCACTGATGTCGTTCGGTACTTTCCTGCCGCAGAAAGAAGCGTTCATCACTGAGAAAGGGGGCGCATACGCTTCGAACTCTGAAAACATACTATACAACGGACCATTCATGCTGACGAACTGGGACGGCACAGGCTTGACATGGACCATGGAAAAAAATCCGGAATACTGGGATGCCGAAACGGTTAAGCTCCAGACCATCAATGTGGACGTCATAAAAGAAACAAGTACAGGAGTCAATCTTTATACTTCCGGTCAATTAGACAGAGTTCCTCTTACTGGAGAATTTGCTATGCAGTACGCTGAAGATCCAGAAATAATAAAGGAATTAGCCCCCCATATTTTTTATTTTAAGTATAACCAGGAACGCAACGGAGAAAAAACTCCATTAGCAAATCTAAATATCCGTAAAGCGATTTCTATGGCTTTTAATAAACAGGATCTGGTAGATGTTGTAATGGCGAACGGCTCATTGCCAGCGAATTATCTGGTTCCAGCTGAATTCACATTTGATGAAAACAAGAAAGATTTCCGGGAAGTCAACGGAGAGATGAATGAGTTTAATATAGAAGAAGCGAAAGAACTATGGGCGACTGGTCTAGAGGAAGAAGGGATTTCTACAATTGCATTTGAGCTTCTCCTTGATGACGCTGACATTAGTAAAAATACAGGAGCTTATATAAAAGCGCAATTAGAAAAGAATCTTGAAGGAATTACAGTCAATGTAAGGTCGGTCCCATTTTCAGTTCGGTTGGAACTTGATGCTTCGCAAAGTTACGACCTGCAACTTTCAGGCTGGGGACCGGACTATCAGGACCCCATGACATTCATCGATTTATTCGTGACTGATTCAGATCAAAACAAAATGGCATATTCTAATCCGGAATTTGATGCTTTGGTGGAATCAGCAAAAAATGAACTTGCTCAAGACCCGGCAGCTCGTTGGGAGGCGATGGCGCAGGCAGAACGAATACTGATTGAAGAAGACGCGGCAATCGGACCAGTTTTCCAAGAAGGGATCATGTCTCTTCAAAAACCTTATGTAATCGATGTGGTCAGACACCCTTTTGGTGGAGACTTTGGTTTTAAATGGGCCTATATATCCGGAAAAGAATAA
- the opp4C gene encoding oligopeptide ABC transporter permease has protein sequence MASSTTIEQQKKPERSLSPWQIARKKFFRNKLAMISAGFIILVTIMSLLAPLLAPYLSSNPDISRVNIGAMNIEPNGEHLLGTDKSGRDVLTRLFYGGRVSLLVGFSATLMVITLGTLVGSIAGFFGGKVDSILMRFTDFVLNFPFLVFVIVLNTVLRGIVDGLWVLIIVIGALSWGGVARLVRSKVLAEKENEYILAALSIGCSPWKVIGKHLLPNVMSTIIVQGTLIFASMIVVESALSYLGFGVPQTTPSWGNMLSSANEPDVLQGKPWIWMPPALIITLTILSINFIGEGLKDALNPKSLR, from the coding sequence ATGGCGTCATCAACAACTATTGAACAGCAGAAGAAGCCAGAAAGAAGCTTATCTCCATGGCAAATAGCACGGAAAAAGTTTTTTCGAAATAAATTAGCGATGATTAGTGCGGGTTTTATTATTTTAGTGACCATCATGTCATTATTAGCACCATTATTAGCACCCTATCTTTCTTCAAACCCAGATATTTCAAGAGTAAATATTGGAGCTATGAACATTGAACCGAACGGTGAGCATCTGTTGGGAACAGACAAGAGCGGCAGAGACGTTCTGACCCGTTTGTTCTACGGGGGACGGGTGTCATTATTAGTCGGGTTCAGCGCAACCTTAATGGTTATTACATTGGGGACGCTTGTCGGATCCATAGCCGGCTTTTTTGGCGGAAAAGTGGACAGCATTTTAATGAGATTTACTGACTTTGTCTTGAATTTCCCATTCTTGGTTTTCGTTATTGTATTGAATACAGTTCTTCGAGGAATCGTAGATGGTTTATGGGTATTAATCATTGTCATCGGAGCCCTCAGTTGGGGTGGCGTTGCCAGATTGGTACGGAGTAAAGTACTGGCTGAAAAAGAAAACGAGTATATTTTAGCGGCGTTATCAATCGGCTGTTCACCTTGGAAAGTCATTGGCAAACACCTTCTGCCGAATGTCATGTCGACTATTATTGTTCAAGGAACATTGATTTTCGCCAGCATGATTGTGGTAGAATCTGCACTCAGTTATTTAGGTTTCGGGGTTCCGCAGACAACACCAAGCTGGGGCAATATGCTGTCTTCTGCCAATGAACCGGATGTTTTGCAAGGCAAGCCTTGGATATGGATGCCCCCGGCTTTGATCATTACATTGACCATTTTATCCATCAATTTTATCGGTGAAGGATTGAAAGATGCTTTAAATCCGAAGTCATTGCGTTAA
- the opp4B gene encoding oligopeptide ABC transporter permease has product MLKYTVRRLLGMIPMLILISVVVFSLAKLMPGDSLSGEIDPLNTNPQYIAEMREKLGYNEPLPVQYFNWVTDFVQGDFGKSTRFKVPVADVIKEKLPNTLFLGVTSLLITYILAFLMGMYSGRKPYTIGDNAIAGLNYVMLAIPSFVAAVFAIYFFSFHLNWFPFGGSVDIQVEEGTLEYWISRFHHVLLPALVLGTLSTASYTQFLRNDIIENSRKDFVRTARAKGTPMKKIYNVHILRNSIIPLVTFLGFDFAALIGGAIITETIFTYPGIGQLFLNSVTTQDYPTLMALTMLLSFLTLAGNLLADILYGIVDPRIRLD; this is encoded by the coding sequence ATGCTGAAATATACAGTTAGAAGATTGCTTGGTATGATTCCGATGCTCATCCTTATATCCGTTGTAGTTTTTTCATTAGCAAAATTGATGCCAGGCGATTCGTTAAGCGGTGAAATCGATCCGCTCAATACAAATCCTCAGTACATTGCAGAAATGAGGGAAAAGTTGGGTTATAACGAACCGCTGCCGGTTCAGTATTTTAATTGGGTTACGGATTTTGTACAGGGGGACTTCGGCAAATCGACCCGTTTTAAAGTGCCGGTTGCAGACGTCATCAAGGAGAAGCTTCCAAATACCCTTTTCCTTGGCGTAACGTCGTTATTGATCACTTATATCCTAGCTTTCCTTATGGGAATGTATTCGGGACGCAAGCCCTATACGATTGGAGACAATGCGATAGCAGGGCTAAATTACGTGATGTTGGCAATCCCATCTTTCGTAGCAGCGGTTTTTGCTATTTACTTTTTTTCCTTCCATTTAAATTGGTTCCCGTTTGGAGGCTCGGTGGATATTCAAGTTGAAGAAGGCACACTTGAATACTGGATCAGCAGATTTCACCATGTCCTGCTTCCTGCTCTTGTGCTCGGAACGTTGAGCACGGCTTCCTATACACAATTTCTTCGGAATGATATTATCGAAAACTCACGGAAAGATTTTGTCCGCACTGCCCGCGCTAAAGGAACGCCGATGAAAAAGATTTACAATGTGCATATTTTGCGGAATTCCATTATTCCGCTAGTAACTTTTTTAGGCTTTGACTTTGCGGCTTTAATCGGTGGGGCTATCATTACAGAAACCATTTTCACTTATCCGGGGATTGGCCAATTATTCCTTAATTCAGTCACCACCCAAGACTATCCCACTTTAATGGCATTAACGATGCTGTTGTCGTTTTTAACATTAGCAGGAAATTTACTAGCAGACATATTATACGGCATCGTGGACCCACGAATCCGTTTGGATTGA
- the opp4A gene encoding oligopeptide ABC transporter substrate-binding protein has protein sequence MKNNKRFWLIAMFLTLAAFLAACSGSDGDASKDDSSTDDSKDSATAEGEPQKGGTMVYGIDAPPEGLFNSAFYGIATDAEVIGLFDEALIDYNEKLEPQPNVASWTTEDNKVFNFKFKEGVKWHNGEELTVNDWVFAFETIASPDYDGPRYSNVQTIEGAEAFRSGKADTISGVEVVNDHEINITFDEARVNNLTNLWPYPLPESVLGDVPVAEMSASEWVRTTPIGIGPFKVDKIVPGESVELSRFDEYWNGDVNLDKIIVRVIDNSSVVGALQNGDVDMISLQPVSGPEVEPLENVDIITYPGLSYYYVGFKLGKFDNAKQTISEELPKYQSKELRQAMMYAINRQEWADAFFFGYAKVVNKPVPTSHWNAADDSDLNTYDYDPEKAKELLDAAGYVDTNGDGFREDPNGDEFVVKFSHYATGNPTFEPRAQAITQYWEEVGIQSELEMVEVNLYYEMLEKDDPSMETFFGGWSTGSDPDPSATWKADQLWNYTRYNNPEADKLLDDALNIDIVGTDQQKRADLYIEWQKIVNEEVPMLYIAELEEIVALNKRVGGTEYDVSGSNSPAKWFVKK, from the coding sequence ATGAAAAACAACAAGCGGTTCTGGCTCATCGCAATGTTCTTAACATTAGCAGCATTTTTAGCGGCTTGCAGCGGAAGTGATGGAGATGCGTCAAAAGATGATTCATCAACAGACGACAGCAAGGATTCTGCGACAGCTGAAGGAGAGCCTCAAAAAGGCGGCACAATGGTCTATGGAATCGATGCCCCTCCTGAAGGGTTATTTAACTCAGCGTTTTATGGCATTGCTACAGATGCAGAAGTCATCGGTCTTTTTGATGAGGCACTGATTGACTACAATGAAAAACTTGAACCGCAACCCAACGTAGCTTCATGGACAACAGAAGACAATAAAGTGTTTAACTTCAAGTTTAAAGAAGGCGTGAAATGGCATAACGGCGAAGAACTGACAGTCAATGATTGGGTATTCGCTTTTGAAACAATCGCAAGTCCGGATTATGACGGCCCACGCTATTCAAACGTCCAGACAATTGAAGGAGCCGAAGCTTTCCGGAGCGGAAAAGCTGACACGATTTCCGGAGTTGAAGTTGTGAATGATCATGAGATCAACATCACTTTTGATGAAGCGCGCGTAAACAATTTGACAAACCTTTGGCCATACCCTCTTCCGGAATCGGTGCTTGGAGATGTCCCGGTTGCTGAAATGTCAGCATCTGAATGGGTGCGCACTACGCCAATTGGCATCGGGCCATTTAAAGTGGACAAAATCGTGCCAGGTGAATCTGTTGAATTATCCAGATTTGATGAATACTGGAATGGCGATGTGAACTTGGATAAAATCATTGTCCGTGTAATCGACAACTCTTCAGTAGTTGGCGCATTGCAAAACGGCGATGTGGATATGATTTCCCTTCAGCCGGTTTCCGGACCGGAAGTGGAGCCATTGGAAAACGTGGACATCATTACGTATCCCGGGCTTTCTTATTATTATGTAGGATTCAAACTTGGCAAATTTGATAACGCTAAACAGACAATCTCTGAAGAACTGCCGAAATACCAAAGCAAAGAACTTCGCCAAGCGATGATGTATGCCATCAACCGCCAGGAATGGGCTGACGCTTTCTTCTTCGGTTATGCGAAAGTTGTAAACAAGCCGGTTCCGACTTCACATTGGAATGCAGCTGATGACAGCGACTTGAACACATATGATTACGATCCGGAAAAAGCGAAAGAACTTCTTGATGCAGCTGGGTATGTAGACACCAATGGCGACGGTTTCCGTGAAGATCCGAACGGCGATGAATTCGTCGTGAAATTCTCTCATTATGCAACAGGAAACCCGACATTCGAGCCTCGTGCACAAGCAATCACTCAGTACTGGGAAGAAGTAGGCATTCAATCAGAACTGGAAATGGTAGAAGTCAATCTCTATTATGAAATGCTTGAAAAAGACGATCCATCAATGGAAACGTTCTTTGGCGGCTGGTCGACAGGGTCAGATCCAGATCCATCAGCTACTTGGAAAGCAGATCAATTGTGGAACTACACTCGCTACAATAACCCGGAAGCGGATAAATTGCTTGATGATGCTTTAAATATTGACATCGTTGGCACTGACCAACAGAAACGTGCTGATTTATATATTGAGTGGCAGAAAATAGTTAACGAAGAAGTTCCAATGCTCTATATTGCGGAACTTGAAGAAATTGTGGCTTTAAACAAGCGTGTAGGCGGAACGGAGTATGATGTATCCGGTTCAAACAGCCCTGCTAAATGGTTTGTAAAAAAATAA
- a CDS encoding ABC transporter ATP-binding protein, translating into MTTRDFIQERIDRLENREVLLEIQNLKTYYPVTGGFFKRVIGNVKAVDDVSFTIRKGETFGLVGESGCGKSTTGRTILRLLKPTDGKILFEGKDITKVTGTKLQKARRNFQMVFQDPYASLNPMQMVGDIIAEPILNYEKRNKKELEQEIKSLLTRVGLPEEAYYKYAHEFSGGQRQRIGIARALALNPKLIVADEPVSALDVSVQSQVLNLLKDLQKELDLTYLFIAHDLSVVKHMSDRIGVMYLGNLVELASNRDLYREPLHPYTQALISAIPEPNTAIKKERIVLQGDVPSPQNPPSGCPFHTRCPMAMDICSKEKPPLKEVRPGHHVACVLYEAEKI; encoded by the coding sequence ATGACAACACGAGATTTTATACAAGAAAGAATTGATCGTCTGGAAAACCGCGAGGTCCTGTTGGAAATCCAGAACCTTAAAACCTATTATCCGGTGACTGGCGGCTTTTTTAAGCGAGTCATTGGCAATGTAAAAGCGGTCGATGATGTGTCTTTTACTATTCGAAAAGGGGAAACTTTTGGGCTTGTAGGGGAATCCGGCTGTGGAAAATCAACGACCGGCCGGACAATTTTGCGGCTTCTTAAGCCGACAGACGGCAAAATACTGTTTGAAGGAAAAGATATCACGAAAGTGACAGGGACCAAACTTCAAAAAGCACGCAGGAATTTTCAAATGGTTTTCCAAGATCCCTATGCTTCCCTGAACCCGATGCAAATGGTCGGGGATATAATTGCCGAGCCGATTCTCAATTACGAAAAACGCAATAAAAAAGAGCTGGAACAGGAGATTAAATCTTTATTGACCCGCGTTGGACTTCCAGAAGAAGCATATTACAAATATGCCCATGAATTTTCTGGCGGACAGCGTCAGCGTATCGGAATTGCCCGTGCTCTTGCGCTGAACCCTAAACTGATTGTGGCTGATGAGCCGGTTTCCGCATTGGACGTTTCAGTGCAGTCACAGGTATTGAATCTGCTGAAAGATCTGCAAAAGGAACTTGATTTAACTTATCTGTTTATCGCGCACGACCTTAGCGTGGTCAAGCATATGAGCGATCGAATCGGTGTGATGTATTTGGGCAATCTCGTTGAGCTTGCTTCAAATAGAGATTTGTACAGAGAACCGTTGCACCCGTACACGCAAGCTTTGATTTCCGCGATCCCGGAACCGAATACGGCGATCAAGAAAGAGCGGATTGTATTGCAAGGAGATGTACCGAGTCCGCAAAACCCGCCATCCGGATGCCCGTTCCATACGCGCTGTCCAATGGCAATGGATATCTGCTCGAAAGAAAAGCCACCATTAAAAGAAGTGCGCCCGGGACATCATGTTGCATGTGTTCTGTATGAAGCCGAAAAAATTTAG
- a CDS encoding ABC transporter ATP-binding protein: MVIHHLSNKTEPLLHVKNLHTGFKIDGKFYNAVDGVSFEVKRKRIVGVVGESGCGKSVMSLSIMQLLPPGVGEIREGQIVFEGEDISRFSDKKMNKLRGKDISMIFQEPMTSLNPVFTIGYQIEEVILNHEKISKKEARLRSISLLRSVGIPRADKIVNEYPHQLSGGMRQRVMIAIAIACQPKLLIADEPTTALDVTVQAQILELLKGIQETNDMSIILITHDLGVVAEICDEVLVMYAGKIAERATVDELFNNPKHPYTQLLMKAIPKMDEDVEKLATIEGLVPSITNMPQVGCRFSNRCPKAMPECMTVTPQLREVVPGHEAACLLYNESWPEEQKPKKERATVL, from the coding sequence ATGGTAATCCACCACTTGTCCAACAAGACAGAACCCCTTCTTCATGTAAAAAATCTTCATACTGGTTTCAAAATAGATGGAAAATTTTACAACGCAGTCGACGGGGTTTCGTTTGAAGTAAAAAGGAAAAGAATTGTGGGAGTTGTAGGCGAATCTGGTTGTGGGAAAAGCGTCATGTCGCTATCTATCATGCAATTGCTGCCACCAGGGGTTGGCGAAATCCGAGAAGGCCAAATTGTATTTGAAGGGGAGGACATTTCAAGATTTTCGGATAAAAAGATGAACAAGCTTCGTGGAAAAGACATTTCCATGATTTTTCAAGAGCCGATGACTTCTTTGAATCCGGTATTCACAATTGGCTACCAGATTGAAGAAGTGATATTGAACCATGAAAAGATTTCGAAAAAAGAAGCGCGCCTGCGGTCAATTTCACTATTGAGAAGCGTCGGCATCCCGCGGGCTGACAAAATCGTCAATGAATACCCTCACCAATTGTCGGGAGGAATGAGACAGCGGGTGATGATTGCCATTGCGATTGCCTGCCAGCCAAAATTGCTGATTGCGGATGAACCCACCACTGCACTGGATGTGACGGTGCAGGCACAAATTTTAGAATTGCTGAAAGGAATCCAGGAAACAAATGACATGTCCATCATTCTAATTACGCATGATCTGGGAGTAGTAGCAGAGATTTGTGATGAAGTCCTGGTTATGTACGCTGGGAAAATTGCAGAACGGGCAACAGTGGATGAGCTCTTTAACAACCCGAAACATCCATACACGCAATTATTAATGAAAGCAATTCCGAAAATGGATGAAGATGTGGAGAAGCTGGCAACAATAGAGGGGCTGGTTCCTTCTATTACAAATATGCCTCAAGTCGGCTGCAGGTTTTCGAACCGCTGCCCAAAAGCTATGCCGGAATGCATGACTGTAACTCCGCAGCTTAGGGAAGTTGTGCCGGGGCATGAAGCCGCTTGCCTTCTTTACAACGAAAGCTGGCCAGAAGAGCAAAAACCCAAAAAAGAAAGGGCTACAGTTTTATGA
- the fabF gene encoding beta-ketoacyl-ACP synthase II produces the protein MANRRVVITGVGAVTPLGNNIETTWESLKAGKSGVGPLTRLDADQYPAKVAAEVKDFSIEDYIEKKEARKMDRFTHYALASSIMAMKDAGLELDEKTALRTGVWIGSGIGGMETIENQMDILNSRGVRRISPFFVPMIIPDMASGQVSIYFGAKAINSCSVTACASGTNSIGDAFKVIQRGDADVMISGGAEAPITRLSVAGFTANTALTTNEDISTASRPFDKNRDGFVIGEGAGIVILEEYEHAKARGAKIYAELVGYGSTGDAHHITAPAPGGEGAARAMAQALEDGGVEATEIGYINAHGTSTPYNDLFETMAVKTVFGEHAYNLGMSSTKSMTGHLLGAAGGVEAIFTALALKEGIMPPTINYETPDEECDLDYVANEARKADFTYAMSNSLGFGGHNASLVFKKIEE, from the coding sequence ATGGCAAATCGTCGAGTAGTGATTACAGGAGTTGGGGCTGTAACCCCGTTAGGCAATAATATTGAAACTACATGGGAATCCTTAAAAGCCGGAAAATCCGGAGTAGGCCCATTAACAAGATTGGATGCCGATCAATATCCGGCAAAAGTAGCTGCAGAAGTTAAAGATTTTTCGATCGAAGATTATATAGAGAAAAAAGAAGCACGGAAAATGGACCGTTTTACACATTATGCTTTAGCTTCTTCAATTATGGCGATGAAAGATGCAGGATTGGAACTGGATGAAAAAACCGCTCTTCGAACTGGCGTTTGGATTGGATCAGGAATCGGCGGGATGGAAACAATTGAAAACCAGATGGATATTTTAAATAGCCGCGGAGTTCGCCGCATCAGCCCGTTTTTTGTTCCAATGATTATTCCGGATATGGCATCGGGTCAAGTATCAATTTATTTCGGAGCTAAGGCGATTAATTCTTGTTCCGTGACTGCCTGTGCATCTGGAACGAATTCAATCGGAGATGCCTTTAAAGTAATTCAGCGCGGAGATGCAGATGTAATGATTTCTGGTGGAGCGGAAGCGCCTATTACGCGATTATCAGTTGCTGGATTTACAGCAAATACGGCATTGACTACAAATGAAGACATTTCAACGGCGTCTCGTCCTTTTGACAAAAACCGCGATGGTTTTGTTATCGGAGAAGGAGCGGGCATTGTCATTCTAGAGGAATATGAACATGCTAAAGCTCGTGGCGCCAAGATCTACGCTGAACTGGTAGGTTACGGCTCGACAGGAGATGCACACCATATTACTGCTCCGGCTCCAGGCGGAGAAGGGGCAGCGCGTGCAATGGCCCAAGCGCTTGAAGACGGCGGAGTGGAAGCTACGGAGATTGGCTATATTAATGCCCACGGCACAAGTACGCCATATAATGATCTTTTTGAAACGATGGCTGTTAAAACCGTATTTGGAGAACATGCTTATAACTTAGGGATGAGCTCTACAAAGTCGATGACCGGGCATCTGCTTGGAGCTGCCGGCGGAGTGGAAGCCATTTTCACTGCTTTAGCTTTAAAAGAAGGCATTATGCCTCCAACGATCAACTATGAAACGCCGGACGAAGAATGCGATTTGGATTATGTCGCAAACGAAGCCCGTAAAGCTGACTTTACGTATGCGATGAGCAATTCACTTGGCTTTGGCGGACATAACGCTTCTTTAGTCTTTAAAAAAATAGAAGAATAA